The Candidatus Bathyarchaeota archaeon genomic sequence CCGGCTCTCGTCGTAGCTGACGAGAAGTGGGATGCATACTGTAGTTTCGCTGAAAGAGTAATAGACCTAACCACAGGTAACCTCCTAAGGAGACACACTGACTATGAAATAAATGAGTACTGGGTCAACATAACGAACCCAGACCTAAATGGACATGATATTAAAGTTCTTTGGAGCAGTGTTCGTCAAGTGGAGAAGGTAGACCTCTTAACGATCGAAGCCGGTGTTACGACCTACCGGTTAAGCCACTGGCCTGTTGACAAGAATAAGCCTGTCTTTGTCATAGATATAACTGACCCAACGAATCCTACACCGATTTCACCAGGGAATTATACTATCGATGATAACGGATACGTAACATTCTATAACACATCTGAATATTACAAAATCTTTGATGGTGATAAGATAAAGGTCATCTATGACGTTGACCTAGGACGCTATGAGTGGGTCGTGGTTGGTACTGGACTCGATCCTGATCATAAGGCTAGGAATATAGACAGCGCAGGTGCGTCGATGGTTGCGGCAGCATTTAAGAACAAGAATATGGAGATAGGTCTAAGTGGTTTAGATGTGGAAGACTTAACCGTTATTCCACATGTGATGTCTGGTAGTGGCACTACATGGGCTGGATACTACTACTCTGAAGCCGATGAGAGGGTTGCTCTAAGAGATGACTGGTGTCATACATGGCCTGTTGCCTCCAGTAATATGATAACAGTCGGTGGTCCACGTGTGAACATGCTCACCTACTACTTCAACGAATTCACAGATGTATTCTGGGCTAACCCAGACTTTGCAGACAGCTCTATAGCCGGTTCTATCTACGCATTGACCTGTTGGAATATACAGACGATGGATCCCGAGACCGAGGCTTACATAATAGACCCGACATTGAAGGCCTATTCCTCTGATTCGACGGTAGGTTACGCTGTCGTAGCAACCTACAAAGACATTAATGGTACAATAGGTTTCGTGGTCTGGGGTCTCTGGGGTAGGGACTCTTACTATGTGACAAAGTGGATACATGAAGGAGGCTTAGTTCAGTTCCAAGATGCCCCACGCGGTATAACAGCGATCGTATTAAAGATAGACTACAGCGAAGACCCTGAACATCCAGCGTTCAGTGTAGTAGAATGCCTAGGTACGATAAGCGAGACCCTCTGGATGCACGGCGAAGAACCTAAAGGCGGAATACACGACCCATAAACCGTTTAAACTCCCTATTTTTCTTCCTTCTTTAATTTCTGGTCTTAAAACAGACTTAGCTTAAAAAAATATCTCTTCTTTTTCGATATTTGGAAGTAAATTATGATTTTCCAGACTGTTTATCTGCTTCGTGCAGGTGTTTGGCGGTTCTCCATGCGTATATTATGGCTGTTATGCCTGCGTGGATGGTTATGGTTATGAAGGCGTATGAGGGTGTGCCGAGGAGGATCCAGGCTAGTATATGTATATTGTATAGATTTCTCCTCCCGGCTATTCTCCTGAAGACTTTCTCGAAGTCTCCGTATATGTCTAGGCTTGTGCCCATGACTCTGCTGAAGATGTCGTAGCAGTATCTGTAGAATGAGATGAATAGGATCGATAGGAGGCATAGGATTAGCGGTAGTGTCTCTCCTGAGCTGTTATGCAGGTAAACCGCAAGCGCTATAAGCCATGAGAACTCGAATAGGAGGTCGAAGGCGTGCTCCATCTTCCCCAGCCTGCTGGTCATGTTCTTCGCCCTCGCTAGCTTCCCGTCTATCCCGTCCATTAAGCCTACGACGAAGCTGAGGAGCGACCCAGGTAGGAGGTATCCGAAGAGGTATAGGGCGGTTACAACGTAGGCTAGGATGTTCGTCAAGATCGTAACCTGGTTAGGTGTGACCCTGGTATTCATCAAGTAGAGGACGACTCGGTTCTCTATAGGCCTGTGTACGTAGTGGGCTAGCAGGTCTGAGGCACCTTTCTCCTTCTCAAAGCTCACTCTCTTCAAACTCCTCACCCCTTTTTAACCACTCATGTAGCTAAGTCTAAGTCTTCGATGCTCTGTGGGAGGTTTAACCGGTCGATTAAAGGCTTCTCTAGGTCTATGCCGTAACGTCGGAGGATGTTTTCAGCGGTCTTCAGACAAGCCGGTGTATCTACGTCTATCCAGTAGGCGTTTTCGTCGTCTATACGGTAGGCCCTCATCCTACCCTTTTTAACGAGCTCCTTTACCCCGTCGGTTAGTGTATAGCGGCCAGATTCTATGGCTCTACCTAAGGCGTCGAATATCGCGTTGGAACATAGAAATATACCCATATCGACTCCGTTGTACTCGTTCAATCCCTTGCCGATGTC encodes the following:
- a CDS encoding CDP-alcohol phosphatidyltransferase family protein, whose protein sequence is MKRVSFEKEKGASDLLAHYVHRPIENRVVLYLMNTRVTPNQVTILTNILAYVVTALYLFGYLLPGSLLSFVVGLMDGIDGKLARAKNMTSRLGKMEHAFDLLFEFSWLIALAVYLHNSSGETLPLILCLLSILFISFYRYCYDIFSRVMGTSLDIYGDFEKVFRRIAGRRNLYNIHILAWILLGTPSYAFITITIHAGITAIIYAWRTAKHLHEADKQSGKS